TTCGAGAAATTCATTTTCTTCTCCAAAAAACTGATGATGCAGATGCTTGAAGCGGAGAATCGCATCAACTAAACTGTCCGTGTGCCGCCTCATACTCATGGGGATGGTTGAGATTGGCAAAAGGGGTCTCGTCCTCAAACGCTACGGATCGGCACTTTGCCTCTTTCAACAGATGTGTCAGCCTGTGTCTGTTCTCTTTGAGTGCCGCTTTGGCCAGAGGGAGCAGTGAACGTCTGTAGATACCGCAAAGGGGCTGCAGCCCGCTTCGGGTCCTGGCGATCACGGCATCATAGCTTTCTCTCTGCTCTTTCATCAGTCTGTCGATCACCGCTTCATCGACAAAAGGGGCATCTACACTCAGAACGAACACCTCTTCTGCATCGAGTGTTTCAAATACGGAGACAAGGCCCGCAAGCGGCGAACTTACCGCATAGTTGTCAGGGATAAGTACTGTCTCAAAGTCGAACTTCTCCTCTTTGGCAGAGAGGTAGACCTTTTCAAAAAGTTTCTTGAGACGCTCCTGTTGGTATTGTGCCAGGGAGGGATAGCCTGCAAAGGGAAGCAGGGCTTTGTCCCTGCCCATACGCGAGCTTTTGCCTCCGGCAAAGATAACGGCAGGCATAGGGTACTTCATGCAATACTCTCTTTTCTTTTTTGATGTACCCATAATACAACAAATGCCATAAAAGTGATACATGCCTCAATAAGGAACATCTTCTCGCCATAGATCTGTCCGGAGAGGACTGCGCCGACAGAGCCTCCCAGACCGAATGCAATACCCAGGAAGAATTGCTGAGCGAGTTTTTTCTGGGCGTAGAGGGAAAAGACATAGGTAATGGCCGCAGTATGGTAGAGCGCAAAAGAGACGGCATGAAGGGACTGTGAGGCAAAGGTCATCACTACCGAACCGGGGAAGAGATAGAGGATCAGCCAGCGCAGAGAGGTGACAAGGATGGCGAACTGCAGGATGTTCAGGAGGTTTCGCTGCAGGAGCGGTCCCTGGAAATAAAGCATGACGATCTCGCAGATGACACCGAAACTCCACATCCAGCTTGTCATCTCCAGTGAGATCCCGTGGGAGGTCTCATAGATGGTGAAGAAGTTGTAGAAGCCGCCAAAGCCCACCTGCATCAGAAAGACAGAGACCCAGAAGGCCCAGTATTTCGAGAGGGAAAAGCTGTCATCGTCCTGTGCTGCAGGGTGGGAGGTGGTATCGTAGCGGATGAGCAGGGCACCGAAAATGAGCGTCAGAAAGGTCATGGCACTCAGGTAGTAGAGTGCCTCGAAGGGCACTTCCAGTACTTTTCCCAGCCAGAGGGCTATTCCCATGAATCCCAATGATCCCCAGAGGCGAACCTTCCCGTAGGAGGTCTTGGTCA
This genomic stretch from Sulfurovum riftiae harbors:
- the mobA gene encoding molybdenum cofactor guanylyltransferase MobA, with translation MKYPMPAVIFAGGKSSRMGRDKALLPFAGYPSLAQYQQERLKKLFEKVYLSAKEEKFDFETVLIPDNYAVSSPLAGLVSVFETLDAEEVFVLSVDAPFVDEAVIDRLMKEQRESYDAVIARTRSGLQPLCGIYRRSLLPLAKAALKENRHRLTHLLKEAKCRSVAFEDETPFANLNHPHEYEAAHGQFS
- a CDS encoding MFS transporter, whose amino-acid sequence is MSQTARSEFLSPLLGAYYFFYFALVGVYVIFMPKVLVELGYSTVEVGIVYAAAPFMRFLLPFVFRHYLELGPKVYLFSLFFSFIATLIFMGTVRTFELYLVANLLFGAAVGISLPYVETIALASLTKTSYGKVRLWGSLGFMGIALWLGKVLEVPFEALYYLSAMTFLTLIFGALLIRYDTTSHPAAQDDDSFSLSKYWAFWVSVFLMQVGFGGFYNFFTIYETSHGISLEMTSWMWSFGVICEIVMLYFQGPLLQRNLLNILQFAILVTSLRWLILYLFPGSVVMTFASQSLHAVSFALYHTAAITYVFSLYAQKKLAQQFFLGIAFGLGGSVGAVLSGQIYGEKMFLIEACITFMAFVVLWVHQKRKESIA